A window of Nicotiana sylvestris chromosome 8, ASM39365v2, whole genome shotgun sequence genomic DNA:
CTCAGTTCACAACTGATGaatgtgtgtggggggggggggggtgattttaCGTCTTCTATCAGCAAATAATTGCAGAAAATACATGGCACAGAAAGGAAGCTATCTAAAGAATTCCTTCAATCCACACATCAAATCCATTTCTGGTATCATTACATTGTAAATAAAAGGTACGAGCGGTTGGTTTCCTTACAAATAAGGGAAAGAAAAAGACTACTAGACTAACCAATATCGGAAGAAAAAGTCTCTTCCTCCTACTTTTCCTTTGGTGTTAAAAAGGAAACAACCAATACAGTACCTTTAGACGTGTACAGGTTAATATTACAGAAGCAACAAAACAACAATTTCAAAcctacaacaacaattaaatCCAAAGCAAGCAGGGTCAGCTAGACTAAGTTACTACCATCACCTCTTAACATCAACTTTCTTGTGTTAGCATTTCGAGTTTCTGAAGAAACCAAATGTTTGGCACGTCGAGAAGGGTGCAGGAAGAGGAAATTAAATCTATCCTACAGGAAGTAAGATAACTGCTCCTTTTTCCTTGATCCTCCTTCCCCGTATAACTCATTCCATTGCTTTAGTTCACTCATTATTGATCCTCCAGCCGCAAAGCTAGCTGCAACCTGTTACATCAAACAAAAAAGACGCAATGAAATCAAGTTCTGCTAATAATAAGTTGTCCACGGAAGTTGCAGTCATGAATATACTATGAAACTGATTGAATAAAAGGACACACAAAGTTAAAGGGTAAAGTCGGACCTTATTAAGAAGAGCACTCCTTGAGTTCTTGTTTGAACTATATATAATTTCCATTTTCACAGAGAAATCTGGACGCTTTTACTGTAATGACTAGTCTCTCATgcatattttccttatttttaaaTATTGTGTTTCTTTAGGTTATCATTGGTGGAACTGCTTACTAATATACTCATCTTTGACGTAATAACCATCAATAAGAATTCATTTTTGCAGATGCCTATTGAGAACCATTTGTAACTGATCTAATAAATGTATACTTCAGAAGCTTCTACACCTGCTGAAATTGACCTTATTCTAACAATCCGTTTGGCTCAAAAATCAGATCCTTGAACTCAAGATCCAATTTTAACTCTCCCTCCCCACGAGCTCTCATTGTGGTAGTTTGTTGTTTAGAAATTGGCAATTTTTCAATTTATAACACCTGGAGTTCAATAAGTATCTTAATTGATAATTACTCGTCATTGGCAAGTTGGTGCTATAGTTTTACCTATTTGGTTACTCAGGTTATGTACTTCAAGTTCTCCAATCTTTACCTAGTCAGAGTTGTATCCTTCTTGCTCTGTCGTTCATCTTAGTAAACATTAATTGATTCTGTATGAAACTTCACCATCTATTCATAAGCTTAAGCTGATTTTGAGAAATTTCTTTTTACCTGATTTTTGGCTTGTTTGAAGTCTTCCATATTCAAAGGCCGGATAGTGATCACCTTATCCTCTGTATCTTCATCTGCAGGCGGAGCAACTCCAGCTCTCTTAGCTTCCTCAGCTCTCCGCTTCTTCTCCTGCAGAAGTGGAAGTTCATTAATAAGAGGGAAACAGTAAATGCAGGAACAAGCAAGAATCAGTTAGAAATATAAACTGGTTAAGGAAGACAAGGCACATACAAGGTCTTTGAGTCTTTCTTGCTGTATCAACTCTCTAACTGGCCGGTATGCAGCAGTAGTGCACAGATTCTGTCCCAAGCATTGCCAAATATTTCTTAGTTGGTGGGATTTAAGGAATATGAAAATCAGAAACAAGATATACAACCTTGAGATCACTTCCAGAGTATCCTTCAGTCATTGTTGCCAGCTCCTTGAAGTCCAATCCGTCATCAACTTTCTCTTTGGCCAACAATGTCTTCAAGATCAACTCCCTATTCTCTGTTGATGGTAAACCAACCATAATTCTGCATTTAAGAGAGAGGATGATTACTATTCGACATCTAAAACAGAAAAAGAATGTAGTGTTTagtgatgatgtccatctcatcgaagaagtattaggcatgtgcctaataagagttttctttggtttggtagccaaccttgttgacttggtttggttggtagccaaccttgttgaatttctttggtttggtagccaactttgttgaattgtgaaaagtgtgtgtaaattgtcaaatattgtaggctttagagggtgaagctttggctataaaaggagagcttcaactctcatttcttcacaccaacaaagagagaaagaaagagtgaggtttcacagacaaggtataagaaaatagtctgtgaggaaaatagagagtgagcgatattgtagtgaggtgggaatatcaaaagagggttatttcttttgagtgttgtagtggtctttggagtatttatctccgacctacaaagtgtaaaattccttactatagtgatatcagttgctcctctcggggtcgtggttttttcccttattcagaagggttttccacgtaaaaatcttggtgtcattattactcttttattattgttaattaccgtatctcggtgctacattattattccgctttattaccgtgaatattattttggtaaggggtttattcccaacaactggtatcagagcacaggttctgctcgttcactgaaatactattcactgtcggtagtactatacttggtgaaaaataaaaatgtccggagtaaagtacgaggtagcaaaattcaacggagataacggtttctcaacatggcaaagaaggatgagagatctgctcatccaacaaggattacacaaggttctagatgttgattccaaaaagcctgataccatgaaaactgaggattgggctgacttagatgaaagagctgctagtgcaattaggttgcacttatcagatgatgtggtaaataacatcattgatgaagacactgcacgtggaatttggacaaggttggaaagcctatacatgtccaaaacgctgacaaataaattgtacctgaagaagcagttatacgccctacacatgagtgaaggtacgaattttttgtcacatttaaatgtgtttaacggactaatcacacagcttgccaacctcggagtgaaaatcgaggaagaagataaagccatcttgctattgaactcgttgccatcttcgtacgataatttggcaacaaccatcctgcacggtaagactactattgagttgaaagatgtcacatcggctcttctactcaatgagaagatgagaaagaagcctgaaaatcaaggacaggctctcatcacagaaggtagaggcaggagttatcaaaggagttcgaacaactatggtagatccggagctcgtgggaagtcaaagaaccgatccaaatcaagagtcagaaattgctacaactgtaatcaaccaggtcacttcaaaagagattgcccaaatccaaggaagggcaaaggtgaaaccagtggccagaagaatgacgacaacacagccgccatggtgcaaaataatgataatgttgtcctctttataaatgaggaagaggaatgcatgcacctgtcaggtccagagtcggaatgggtggttgacacagcggcatctcaccatgccacaccggtaagagatcttttttgcagatatgtagcaggtgatttcggcacagtgaaaatgggtaacacaagttactcaaagattgcggggattggtgacatttgtatcaagacaaatgtcggatgcacattggttctaaaggatgtgcggcatgtacctgatttgcggatgaacttgatctcgggaattgctttagaccgagatggatacgagagttattttgcaaatcaaaagtggagactcactaagggatcattggtgattgcaaagggagttgctcgtggcacgttgtacaggacaaatgcagaaatatgccaaggtgaattgaacgcggcacaagatgagatttctgtagatttatggcacaaaagaatgggtcatatgagcgagaagggattgcagattcttgccaagaaatcactcatttcttatgccaaaggtacaactgtaaaaccttgtgactactgtttatttggtaagcagcatagagtctcatttcagacatcgtctgaaagaaaattgaatatacttgatttagtatattctgatgtttgcggcccaatggaaattgaatcaatgggcggtaacaaatattttgttacttttattgatgatgcttcacgaaaattatgggtttatattttgaaaaccaaagatcaggtgtttcaagttttccagaaatttcatgctctagtagaaagggagacgggtcgaaagctaaagcgcctccgaagtgacaatggaggtgagtacacttcaagggaatttgaagagtattgttcaagtcatgggatcagacatgaaaagacagttcctggaaccccacagcacaatggcgtagccgagaggatgaaccgcaccattgtggagaaggtgagaagcatgctcagaatggctaaactgcctaagtcattctggggtgaagcagttcagacagcctgttacctgatcaataggagtccatcagttccgttggcgtttgaaatcccagagagagtttggaccaacaaggaggtgtcctactcgcatctgaaggtgttcggttgcagagcttttgcacatgtaccaaaagagcagagaacaaagctggatgataaatctgttccctgcatatttatcggatatggagatgaagagttcgggtacagactgtgggatcctgtaaagaagaaggtcatcagaagcaaagatgtagtcttccgagaaagtgaagttggaactgctgctgatatgttagaaaaggcgaagaatggtataattcctaactttgttactattccttctacttctaacaatcccacaagtgcagaaagtacaaccgacgaggttgccgagcaggtggagcaacctggtgaggttattgagcagggggagcaacttgatgaaggtgtcgaggaagtggagcaccccactcagggagaaggacaacctcaacctctgaggagatcagagaggccaagggtagagtcatgcaggtacccttccacagagtatgtcctcatcagtgatgagggggagccagaaagtcttaaggaggtgttgtcccatccagaaaagaaccagtggatgaaagctatgcaagaagagatggaatctctacagaaaaatggcacatacaagctggttgaacttccaaagggtaaaagaccactcaaatgcaaatgggtctttaaactcaagaaagatggaaatggcaagctggtcagatacaaagctcgattggtggttaaaggcttcgaacaaaagaaaggtattgattttgacgaaattttctcacctgttgtcaaaatgacttctattcgaacaattttgagcttagcaactagcctagatcttgaagtggagcagttggatgtgaaaactgcatttcttcatggagatttggaagaggagatttatatggagcagccagaaggatttgaagtagctggaaagaaacacatggtgtgcaaattgaataagagtctttatggattgaagcaggcaccaaggcagtggtacatgaagtttgactcattcatgaaaagtcaaacatacctaaagacctattctgatccatgtgtatacttcaaaagattttctgagaataactttattatattgttgttgtatgtggatgacatgttaattgtaggaaaagacaaggggttgatagcaaagttgaaaggagatctgtccaagtcatttgatatgaaggacttgggcccagcacaacaaattctagggatgaagatagttcgagagagaacaagtagaaagttgtggctatctcaggagaagtacattgaacgtgtactagaacgcttcaacatgaagaatgctaagccagtcagcacacctcttgctggtcatctaaagttgagtaaaaagatgtgtcctacaacagtggaggagaaagggaacatggctaaagttccttattcttcagcagtcggaagcttgatgtatgcaatggtatgtactagacctgatattgctcacgcagttggtgttgtcagcaggtttcttgaaaatcctggaaaggaacattgggaagcagtcaagtggatactcaggtacctgagaggtaccacgggagattgtttgtgctttggaggatctgatccaatcttgaagggctatacagatgctgatatggcgggtgacattgacaacagaaaatccactactggatatttgtttacattttcagggggagctatatcatggcagtctaagttgcaaaagtgcgttgcactttcaacaactgaagcagagtacattgctgctacagaaactggcaaggagatgatatggctcaagcgattccttcaagagcttggattgcatcagaaggagtatgtcgtctattgtgacagtcaaagtgcaatagaccttagcaagaactctatgtaccatgcaaggaccaaacacattgatgtgagatatcattggattcgagaaatggtagatgatgaatctctaaaagtcttgaagatttctacaaatgagaatcccgcagatatgctgaccaaggtggtaccaaggaacaagttcgagctatgcaaagaacttgtcggcatgcattcaaactagaagacagtgctacctcctctggatgaatgagactggagggggagattgatgatgtccatctcattgaagaagtattaggcatgtgcctaataagagttttctttggtttggtagccaaccttgttgacttggtttggttggtagccaaccttgttgaatttctttggtttggtagccaactttgttgaattgtgaaaagtgtgtgtaaattgtcaaatattgtaggctttagagggtgaagctttggctataaaaggagagcttcaactctcatttcttcacaccaacaaagagagaaagaaagagtgaggtttcacagacaaggtataagaaaatagtctgtgaggaaaatagagagtgagcgatattgtagtgaggtgggaatatcaaaagagggttatttcttttgagtgttgtagtggtctttggagtatttatctccgacctacaaagtgtaaaattccttactatagtgatatcagttgctcctctcggggtcgtggttttttcccttattcagaagggttttccacgtaaaaatcttggtgtcattattactcttttattattgttaattaccgtatctcggtgctacattattattccgctttattaccgtgaatattattttggcaaggggtttattcccaacatttAGTACTCTAACACTAAAAACTATCCCAATGTCAAAAACAATATAGGAGATATCTAATTTATATGCTCCTGGAATATCTATGATTCCGGTTTTTAACTAAGCTCAACTGTTTATAAGCTCATGGAAGCTGGATTTGCCACAGAGTGATATTCATCCTACTTCAAGTTTCGAAGAAAATTAAAGTACATCAGAGGCAGATCAGATGTTACCTTCTTTCAAAACGCCTAATAATTGCTTCATCGAGGTCAAATGGCCTATTGGTAGCAGCAAGAACAAGAATTCTTTCACCTGCTTTTGTCAGTAACCCATCCCAGTGGGTCATGAACTCATTCTTTATTTTCCGCATAGCTTCATGCTCCCCGGCTCGAGATCTCTGTCCAAGCATGCTATCAACTTCGTCCACAAATATAATAGTGGGAGAGACCTTAGCTGCAAGAGTGAACAAGGCACGGACATTTTTCTCATCTTCTCCAAACCATTTTGAAGTAATTGTAGACATAGAGACATTGATGAAACTTGCTCCAGCTTCACTGGCAATGGCCTTAGCCAACATAGTCTTCCCTGTGCCGGGGGGCCCAAATAGAAGTATTCCTCTGCATGGCTTCAAAAGTCCACCTTTGAATAGGTCCGGCCTCCTCAGAGGCAACATCACCAATTCCTGAAGAGATTCTTTGAGTTCATCCAAGGCACCAATATCAGCAAATGTCACACCAATTTCACTTGCTGGTATAACTTCAGGCCTTATGCGCTTCTCAAATTCATTGTCCGGAGGAACTTCCTGGTATAATCAAAATCTTCAGGCTCCCATATTACAgaagtttaaaaaaaaagtagGAAAGTACGTAACATATTCTCCCACATTAGCAAATATCAGATGCTTCTTGTGATTAACACCTATAAATAGGTATACGTTGTATTCATCAAATCATAAATTATTAGTAAAATATATTGCTTCTCTTATTTTCTCGCAGAGCGAAACAATCAGAATGCCAACTCACAGGAGCTTTAGGCGTTGAGGTTGAAATGTTGCCATCCTTCACCGGTAGAGCAGGAGCTTCAGCTTCACCTTTGCTTTCTGGTAGGATACCTTCAGCTTTGGCTTCTGGTTTTGTAATACTAGTTTCTCGGCCCTGAGCATCCTACAACGAGTGAAAATAACTCAAACTCTTAACCCTACTATTTCAAAATTCCGTCAAACTTCTGAAACAGAAACCAAATTTATCCTACCTTCGATGTTTCAGCTTGTGCTTCGAGCTTTAAGGTATCCTTCCCAGAAGATTTTCCTTCCTGAAATACGCCCAATCCACGGGACAAGCTGTTGTTTTTCAAAGCAGGAATTCAGCAAAATTTTACACTTATCATCATAAAAAGGGAGAAAGAGGAGCGTAAGAAGGACCTTGAAGATGAAATAACAAGCTTCCCATTTCTGTATTCAGGGTCCTTTGTGTTCATTAGATGGTACGAGATTGCTGATACCACAATTTCTTCTATATAGTTACTTAGAACCATCGTGTCTGACATGCAAATTGAACCTAGATCTTCACATTCAATATCATTAGCAGAAAGCACTTCCATTATGTGATTTCTGTTGTCCTGAAACTGGATCATCTTCATATCCTCTTCTAGTTGAGACTTCCAACTAACAAGATGAGTTTCATCTTCTGGGGGTTTAATTTCAAGGTTATAGGGAAATATTGAGGAAAGCCTTTCATCTATTTCCCTATAATCATTTCCAGGGTCCACAATTCTTGAACCAAGGATCAGAACAGCTCCAGACAATTTCTTCAGCATTTTCTGGAACAACACATATATCTTTTCTGATCTACAAAGGACCTTCTCGACATCCCTTAGATAAAGAACTATGGGACTGGTTTTTGATACTTTGACAAGAACCTGTAAGTGGAGTTAGCAATGTTAGTCCGACAACTATATTAGAGAAAAATCAGGCAACAGCTATAATGGACAACCTATACTTGATTATCAAAAGCTGATTATAAACAAAAAAATTTGGAATGTATAGAACTCGAATGAATACCTTGTATAAGGTTTGTATAAGAAGCTTCTCATCAAAAGACCAGCTACTGTTGCGCGTAAGTGGAGCTGTGAAAGAATAAAGTAGTTAAAGCTTAAGTGGATCTATAAATTCTATCTCAAAAAGAATCCTACAAACTCTTCCATGAAAGACCACATTTCTGTCCATTCAGGTGGAGCATAAATCCAGTCTAGGCAGACTCTCAAAGGAAAATAATGAAGCACATTCAATCACTGATCGGCAAGTCGAGTCCCAGCTGACAAGCCGGCTAGCATCTCTGCCTACTTCAAGGTAAGAATAAGCACTTCATAGTTCTCTAAAGAATCTCATgtgtaaattaagagaaaaatacaGAATTGTTTCATTGGCTTATACTTGCCCTTAAGAACTATAATTAGCCACACACAAGGTCTCAGCACCTAAGAAAATTAATCTACCCCTGGGATGTCGCCATTTAAACAAAATTTAGAAGAATTTAAGCCAGCTTGGAGAAGAGAGAGTTGGGGAATCAATCACAGTCAAACTGCTTTTTAAGCAAAGTACACCTCCTCACCccagaaaaagggaaaaagagaagCAAAAAGGACACCGTAGTAGACATATGATGAAACATTAGCTATGTATAACACTATCTCTTAATGCTTAGGCCACAATTCAAAGGATCAAGGCAATTAAACTAGTTCAGTAAGCTTCAAGAAGAGCAATCTCATGACTGATGCAAGTCAAAACCTGGATTTCCCGATGTGCCATATGAAGTTAAATTATCCAAATTGGCCGAGGCAGATGCATTCCTACGCAAATTTGTAGCTTTTAACAACCCATCTCTGCAAACATATCAGGAAAGAACAATCAGATCATGactgagaaaaaaaaaagggaagaaaaaataAGTGAGTCTAATATATTCAAAGGATAAAGAGATGTCATACTTTGATCCAATATCTACTCCACTGCTTTGTCTACGCAATGTGCCTGCAGCAATGGATTTACACGCATTTGTAACAAAAACATGAAATGAAGAATCAAGTATGTAGCATCAAGTTGCAAAATCTAAGCAGGTAAACCAAAATAATCCACACCAACAATAATAAGCGCAAACAAACTAAAAGCTTCAATGCCTACAAAGTTAATATTAGTCAACATTTGAATCTCAACCCACTTGCACATGCAGTACAAAGAATCATGCAATGCTTCAGACTCTATAAAATAAGAAGAAGTTTTACTCGGTGAGTAAAAATTCGTTATCAGAAACTTATAATCTGTACTTTATTTTGTATCAACATTACAGAGACTCAGCTTCTTAGAAGACTTGGTTGTTTTGTGGGAAGAAAAGAGAACTTATAATCTAGTTTATTTTGTATCTTCATTGCACAGAACTCCCAGCTTCCTAGGAACTTGGTATTTTTCTCTGCAGGGGTAATCTAGTTCATACCTTTGTTTTCCTCCTTAGGCTGAAGCATGGAAAAGGATCCAAACATTCCAGACATTCGTCCCAACGTTGTCTCCGATATAGACCTTTTAAAAGACTGCAACAATCGAAGTTATCAACATTCAATACAGATTTTACTTTATGCATCAACATCTTtctataagaaaaattaatttCTGCAAACAGAAGGACTTGTGCTAGAGGAAAGTTAGCAATAGGAAGAAGATGTAGAGCTTTGACTTACATATTCTTTGCATGCTCCTCCGTATTTGCTTTGCATCTGTAAAAGACTCGTCATCAGAATACTTTGCATATGGGGGAAAAAATCcagaagaattaacccaaatatcCGCCTACCTAATCTCTTCAACTAAAAATAGCCGATGAATGTATAATATACGTATAATTTGTGTATAACACATGTATAACTGTGTATAAATAATGTATAATCTATGTAGAccggctagaaaaagtaaacattGAATCTGACCAGTTATTTGTGTAACAATCTCAAAAATCCAAGCTGTTTAATCACATACCTTCAGCGAAAAATCAGTTACATCCAGTAGCAACAACTTGGCATTAAAGTAATGAGCCAATGCCTTGGCAAGCATTTGTTGATAAAGTTCTGGAAAATGTGAA
This region includes:
- the LOC104243238 gene encoding uncharacterized protein isoform X1 — encoded protein: MEQKNMLLSALGVGIGVGVGIGLASGQTVSRWTGGSAANVITPLIMEQEMLNLIANGKDSKVTFDEFPYYLSEQTRVLLTSASFVHLTNADFAKHTRNLSPASRTILLSGPAELYQQMLAKALAHYFNAKLLLLDVTDFSLKMQSKYGGACKEYSFKRSISETTLGRMSGMFGSFSMLQPKEENKGTLRRQSSGVDIGSKDGLLKATNLRRNASASANLDNLTSYGTSGNPAPLTRNSSWSFDEKLLIQTLYKVLVKVSKTSPIVLYLRDVEKVLCRSEKIYVLFQKMLKKLSGAVLILGSRIVDPGNDYREIDERLSSIFPYNLEIKPPEDETHLVSWKSQLEEDMKMIQFQDNRNHIMEVLSANDIECEDLGSICMSDTMVLSNYIEEIVVSAISYHLMNTKDPEYRNGKLVISSSSLSRGLGVFQEGKSSGKDTLKLEAQAETSKDAQGRETSITKPEAKAEGILPESKGEAEAPALPVKDGNISTSTPKAPEVPPDNEFEKRIRPEVIPASEIGVTFADIGALDELKESLQELVMLPLRRPDLFKGGLLKPCRGILLFGPPGTGKTMLAKAIASEAGASFINVSMSTITSKWFGEDEKNVRALFTLAAKVSPTIIFVDEVDSMLGQRSRAGEHEAMRKIKNEFMTHWDGLLTKAGERILVLAATNRPFDLDEAIIRRFERRIMVGLPSTENRELILKTLLAKEKVDDGLDFKELATMTEGYSGSDLKNLCTTAAYRPVRELIQQERLKDLEKKRRAEEAKRAGVAPPADEDTEDKVITIRPLNMEDFKQAKNQVAASFAAGGSIMSELKQWNELYGEGGSRKKEQLSYFL
- the LOC104243238 gene encoding uncharacterized protein isoform X2 — encoded protein: MLLSALGVGIGVGVGIGLASGQTVSRWTGGSAANVITPLIMEQEMLNLIANGKDSKVTFDEFPYYLSEQTRVLLTSASFVHLTNADFAKHTRNLSPASRTILLSGPAELYQQMLAKALAHYFNAKLLLLDVTDFSLKMQSKYGGACKEYSFKRSISETTLGRMSGMFGSFSMLQPKEENKGTLRRQSSGVDIGSKDGLLKATNLRRNASASANLDNLTSYGTSGNPAPLTRNSSWSFDEKLLIQTLYKVLVKVSKTSPIVLYLRDVEKVLCRSEKIYVLFQKMLKKLSGAVLILGSRIVDPGNDYREIDERLSSIFPYNLEIKPPEDETHLVSWKSQLEEDMKMIQFQDNRNHIMEVLSANDIECEDLGSICMSDTMVLSNYIEEIVVSAISYHLMNTKDPEYRNGKLVISSSSLSRGLGVFQEGKSSGKDTLKLEAQAETSKDAQGRETSITKPEAKAEGILPESKGEAEAPALPVKDGNISTSTPKAPEVPPDNEFEKRIRPEVIPASEIGVTFADIGALDELKESLQELVMLPLRRPDLFKGGLLKPCRGILLFGPPGTGKTMLAKAIASEAGASFINVSMSTITSKWFGEDEKNVRALFTLAAKVSPTIIFVDEVDSMLGQRSRAGEHEAMRKIKNEFMTHWDGLLTKAGERILVLAATNRPFDLDEAIIRRFERRIMVGLPSTENRELILKTLLAKEKVDDGLDFKELATMTEGYSGSDLKNLCTTAAYRPVRELIQQERLKDLEKKRRAEEAKRAGVAPPADEDTEDKVITIRPLNMEDFKQAKNQVAASFAAGGSIMSELKQWNELYGEGGSRKKEQLSYFL